The Clostridia bacterium genome has a window encoding:
- a CDS encoding stage V sporulation protein AD has product MKDQNLANQVHQAAQQYQQQAYEALLDQVKPKPPVLRNAVGAFLVGGLICLIAQALFGYFQQLGY; this is encoded by the coding sequence AGAATCTAGCTAATCAGGTACACCAAGCTGCTCAACAATACCAACAACAAGCCTATGAGGCTCTTCTTGACCAGGTAAAACCTAAGCCTCCGGTTTTAAGAAATGCAGTGGGTGCCTTTTTAGTTGGAGGTTTGATTTGCTTAATAGCTCAAGCTCTTTTTGGATATTTTCAGCAATTAGGTTAT